The nucleotide window GGTGACAAGGGCGCCGCCGCGTTGATGGAATACTGCGCCAGGCCCGCCGAAGACACCGTGCTGCTGGTCAGCCTGCCCAAGCTCGACGGCAGCGCGCAGAAGACCAAATGGGGCAAGGCGTTGATCGAAGGTGCGCACTGCCAGTTCATCCAGATCTGGCCGGTGGATGTGCACCAGCTGCCACAGTGGATCAACCAGCGGCTGCAGCAAGCCGGCCTGTCGGCGCAACGTGACGCTGTCGACCTGATCGCTGCGCGCGTGGAAGGCAACCTGCTGGCCGCCGCGCAGGAAATCGAAAAGCTCAAGCTGCTTGCCGACGGCAACCAGATCACCGTGGAAACCGTGCAGGCTGCAGTCGCCGACAGCGCCCGCTTCGATGTCTTCGGCCTGGTCGACGCCATTCTCAATGGCGAAGCGGCGCATGCCCTGCGCATGCTCGAAGGCTTGCGTGGTGAAGGCGTGGAGCCGCCCGTGATCCTCTGGGCCCTGGCCCGTGAACTGCGCCAACTGGCCGGGCTGGCCCAACTGTTCAGCCAAGGCGTGCCGCTGGACAAAGCCTTTAGCCAGGCCCGCCCGCCCATCTGGGACAAACGCCGACCGCTGGTCAGCAAAGCCCTGCAACGCTTGTCAGCGCGACGCTGGGGGCAGTTGTTGCAGGATGCCCAGCGTATCGATGCGCAGATCAAGGGCCAGGCCGAGGGTTCGCCCTGGACAGGGCTTGCGCGCTTGTCGCTGTTGATGGCGGGTCAGCGCCTTACCCTCCCCCCTGAGTAACCAGGGCCACTGTGGGAGCGGGCGCGCCCGCGAATCAGGCGACGCGGTGGATGGCACCGGCTTCGCCGGTGTTCGCGGGCACGCCCGCTCCCACAGGGATGCTATGCCCAGGATCCTGACCATAAACACAATTAATTGGCGGCCCGGTAGCCCAAGCCCTACAGTGCGCCCCGAAACCCACCCAAGCAGGGAACCCCGCCATGAGCAAAAAGCCGAAAAAGCACGGCCCCAACAAGGCCAAGTCCATCGTCGCCCAACCCCTGTTCCGCTGCCGCCAGGAACAACCGGACAAGGGC belongs to Pseudomonas putida NBRC 14164 and includes:
- the holA gene encoding DNA polymerase III subunit delta; translation: MKLAPAQLNKHLQGALAPVYVVSGDDPLLCQEAADAIRNAARQQGFDERQVFSADANFDWGTLLQAGASLSLFAQRRLLELRLPSGKPGDKGAAALMEYCARPAEDTVLLVSLPKLDGSAQKTKWGKALIEGAHCQFIQIWPVDVHQLPQWINQRLQQAGLSAQRDAVDLIAARVEGNLLAAAQEIEKLKLLADGNQITVETVQAAVADSARFDVFGLVDAILNGEAAHALRMLEGLRGEGVEPPVILWALARELRQLAGLAQLFSQGVPLDKAFSQARPPIWDKRRPLVSKALQRLSARRWGQLLQDAQRIDAQIKGQAEGSPWTGLARLSLLMAGQRLTLPPE
- the arfA gene encoding alternative ribosome rescue factor ArfA: MSKKPKKHGPNKAKSIVAQPLFRCRQEQPDKGKGSYRREAFQSRDWEASYFLAA